In the genome of Halictus rubicundus isolate RS-2024b chromosome 9, iyHalRubi1_principal, whole genome shotgun sequence, one region contains:
- the LOC143357308 gene encoding xylulose kinase isoform X2 has translation MGAASNATYLGLDLSTQQLKAVVVNNDLTILCQTSVQFDNDLPEFRTYGGVIQKKEEPHVVVVPTLMWVKALDMILDKLRVCGVDFSKVAAISGCAQQHGTVYWGKGSRNHLRQLDPAKFLHEQLVTSFSVTPSPVWIDSSTTQECKILEEIVGGPQRISLISSFLASLFLGDFAPIDWSDGSGMNLLNIHTKDWDDVLLETCGSNIREKLGKPVPSSSNIGPISNYFVERFGFDEACRIIAFTGDNSSSLIGMRLNEGDIACSLGTSDTLFLWLNKPKTVLEGHVFCNPIDDNAFMALLCFKNGSLTRERIRDSAAQGSWKIFNELLESTPRGNFGNLGVYFDAQEILPFIIGDHRFNKANDEISRYSSKEVEVRALIEGQFVAKRAHAEDFGFVIGPNTRIIATGGASANKTILQVLSDVFNSPVYILDVANSAMMGAAYLAKYALLQNESNFDEITRCLPEPTCVCRPYDDADSIYRSMVARYRKIVEQIIKKSSTN, from the exons ATGGGCGCAGCTTCGAACGCGACATACTTGGGGCTCGATCTGAGCACGCAGCAG TTGAAAGCAGTAGTCGTCAATAACGATCTCACCATTCTCTGTCAAACCAGCGTACAATTCGACAATGATCTGCCGGAATTTAG AACATATGGAGGGGTTATTCAAAAAAAAGAAGAGCCACACGTGGTGGTCGTTCCTACTTTGATGTGGGTTAAGGCTTTGGACATGATCCTTGATAAATTACGTGTCTGCGGCGTTGATTTCAGCAAAGTGGCCGCTATTTCCGGATGCGCACAG CAACATGGCACAGTTTACTGGGGCAAGGGCAGTCGAAATCACTTGCGGCAACTGGATCCCGCGAAATTCTTACACGAGCAGCTCGTCACGTCATTTTCGGTGACGCCGTCACCTGTATGGATAGATTCCAGCACCACTCAGGAATGCAAAATCTTGGAAGAGATCGTGGGTGGTCCTCAG AGAATCTCATTAATTAGTAGTTTTCTTGCGTCCTTGTTTTTGGGCGATTTCGCACCTATCGATTGGTCTGATGGATCTGGAATGAACTTATTGAACATTCACACGAAAGACTGGGATGATGTACTGTTAGAG ACTTGCGGTTCAAACATAAGAGAGAAACTCGGAAAACCTGTTCCCTCGAGTAGCAACATTGGTCCGATTTCAAATTATTTCGTAGAGAGATTCGGCTTCGATGAGGCATGCAGGATAATTGCTTTCACGGGGGACAATTCTAGTTCTCTAATTG GGATGAGACTAAATGAAGGAGATATCGCCTGTAGCTTAGGTACAAGCGATACTTTGTTTTTGTGGTTGAACAAACCGAAAACCGTGTTGGAGGGCCATGTATTTTGTAATCCCATTGATGACAATGCTTTTATGGCGCTGCTGTG ttttaaaaATGGATCTCTGACGCGTGAAAGAATACGCGATAGTGCGGCACAAGgttcttggaaaatttttaacgAGTTACTGGAGAGTACTCCCCGCGGTAATTTTGGAAATTTAGGTGTATATTTTGACGCACAAGAAATTTTGCCTTTCATCATCGGTGACCATAGATTCAATAAAGCCAATGACGAGATATCACGATACAGCTCGAAAGAGGTCGAAGTAAGAGCTTTGATCGAGGGTCAATTTGTTGCGAAAAGAGCGCATGCGGAGGATTTTGGTTTCGTTATTG GTCCAAACACACGAATTATTGCAACAGGAGGTGCCTCGGCAAACAAAACTATTTTGCAAGTACTTTCTGACGTTTTCAATTCGCCAGTGTACATATTG GACGTAGCTAATTCAGCTATGATGGGTGCAGCTTACCTGGCAAAGTATGCTCTATTACAAAACGAAagtaattttgatgaaataacACGCTGCCTGCCTGAGCCCACATGTGTATGTCGTCCTTATGACGATGCAGATTCA ATATACAGATCTATGGTTGCCCGTTATCGAAAGATAGTGGAACAAATCATAAAGAAATCAAGTACAAATTAG
- the LOC143357308 gene encoding xylulose kinase isoform X3, with protein MGAASNATYLGLDLSTQQQHGTVYWGKGSRNHLRQLDPAKFLHEQLVTSFSVTPSPVWIDSSTTQECKILEEIVGGPQKLAEITGSRAYERFSGPQIAKIARRRPEAYSNTERISLISSFLASLFLGDFAPIDWSDGSGMNLLNIHTKDWDDVLLETCGSNIREKLGKPVPSSSNIGPISNYFVERFGFDEACRIIAFTGDNSSSLIGMRLNEGDIACSLGTSDTLFLWLNKPKTVLEGHVFCNPIDDNAFMALLCFKNGSLTRERIRDSAAQGSWKIFNELLESTPRGNFGNLGVYFDAQEILPFIIGDHRFNKANDEISRYSSKEVEVRALIEGQFVAKRAHAEDFGFVIGPNTRIIATGGASANKTILQVLSDVFNSPVYILDVANSAMMGAAYLAKYALLQNESNFDEITRCLPEPTCVCRPYDDADSIYRSMVARYRKIVEQIIKKSSTN; from the exons ATGGGCGCAGCTTCGAACGCGACATACTTGGGGCTCGATCTGAGCACGCAGCAG CAACATGGCACAGTTTACTGGGGCAAGGGCAGTCGAAATCACTTGCGGCAACTGGATCCCGCGAAATTCTTACACGAGCAGCTCGTCACGTCATTTTCGGTGACGCCGTCACCTGTATGGATAGATTCCAGCACCACTCAGGAATGCAAAATCTTGGAAGAGATCGTGGGTGGTCCTCAG AAATTAGCGGAGATAACGGGATCTCGGGCGTACGAGAGATTCTCAGGACCTCAAATAGCAAAAATAGCACGCAGGAGGCCCGAAGCCTACAGTAACACTGAG AGAATCTCATTAATTAGTAGTTTTCTTGCGTCCTTGTTTTTGGGCGATTTCGCACCTATCGATTGGTCTGATGGATCTGGAATGAACTTATTGAACATTCACACGAAAGACTGGGATGATGTACTGTTAGAG ACTTGCGGTTCAAACATAAGAGAGAAACTCGGAAAACCTGTTCCCTCGAGTAGCAACATTGGTCCGATTTCAAATTATTTCGTAGAGAGATTCGGCTTCGATGAGGCATGCAGGATAATTGCTTTCACGGGGGACAATTCTAGTTCTCTAATTG GGATGAGACTAAATGAAGGAGATATCGCCTGTAGCTTAGGTACAAGCGATACTTTGTTTTTGTGGTTGAACAAACCGAAAACCGTGTTGGAGGGCCATGTATTTTGTAATCCCATTGATGACAATGCTTTTATGGCGCTGCTGTG ttttaaaaATGGATCTCTGACGCGTGAAAGAATACGCGATAGTGCGGCACAAGgttcttggaaaatttttaacgAGTTACTGGAGAGTACTCCCCGCGGTAATTTTGGAAATTTAGGTGTATATTTTGACGCACAAGAAATTTTGCCTTTCATCATCGGTGACCATAGATTCAATAAAGCCAATGACGAGATATCACGATACAGCTCGAAAGAGGTCGAAGTAAGAGCTTTGATCGAGGGTCAATTTGTTGCGAAAAGAGCGCATGCGGAGGATTTTGGTTTCGTTATTG GTCCAAACACACGAATTATTGCAACAGGAGGTGCCTCGGCAAACAAAACTATTTTGCAAGTACTTTCTGACGTTTTCAATTCGCCAGTGTACATATTG GACGTAGCTAATTCAGCTATGATGGGTGCAGCTTACCTGGCAAAGTATGCTCTATTACAAAACGAAagtaattttgatgaaataacACGCTGCCTGCCTGAGCCCACATGTGTATGTCGTCCTTATGACGATGCAGATTCA ATATACAGATCTATGGTTGCCCGTTATCGAAAGATAGTGGAACAAATCATAAAGAAATCAAGTACAAATTAG
- the LOC143357308 gene encoding xylulose kinase isoform X1 yields the protein MGAASNATYLGLDLSTQQLKAVVVNNDLTILCQTSVQFDNDLPEFRTYGGVIQKKEEPHVVVVPTLMWVKALDMILDKLRVCGVDFSKVAAISGCAQQHGTVYWGKGSRNHLRQLDPAKFLHEQLVTSFSVTPSPVWIDSSTTQECKILEEIVGGPQKLAEITGSRAYERFSGPQIAKIARRRPEAYSNTERISLISSFLASLFLGDFAPIDWSDGSGMNLLNIHTKDWDDVLLETCGSNIREKLGKPVPSSSNIGPISNYFVERFGFDEACRIIAFTGDNSSSLIGMRLNEGDIACSLGTSDTLFLWLNKPKTVLEGHVFCNPIDDNAFMALLCFKNGSLTRERIRDSAAQGSWKIFNELLESTPRGNFGNLGVYFDAQEILPFIIGDHRFNKANDEISRYSSKEVEVRALIEGQFVAKRAHAEDFGFVIGPNTRIIATGGASANKTILQVLSDVFNSPVYILDVANSAMMGAAYLAKYALLQNESNFDEITRCLPEPTCVCRPYDDADSIYRSMVARYRKIVEQIIKKSSTN from the exons ATGGGCGCAGCTTCGAACGCGACATACTTGGGGCTCGATCTGAGCACGCAGCAG TTGAAAGCAGTAGTCGTCAATAACGATCTCACCATTCTCTGTCAAACCAGCGTACAATTCGACAATGATCTGCCGGAATTTAG AACATATGGAGGGGTTATTCAAAAAAAAGAAGAGCCACACGTGGTGGTCGTTCCTACTTTGATGTGGGTTAAGGCTTTGGACATGATCCTTGATAAATTACGTGTCTGCGGCGTTGATTTCAGCAAAGTGGCCGCTATTTCCGGATGCGCACAG CAACATGGCACAGTTTACTGGGGCAAGGGCAGTCGAAATCACTTGCGGCAACTGGATCCCGCGAAATTCTTACACGAGCAGCTCGTCACGTCATTTTCGGTGACGCCGTCACCTGTATGGATAGATTCCAGCACCACTCAGGAATGCAAAATCTTGGAAGAGATCGTGGGTGGTCCTCAG AAATTAGCGGAGATAACGGGATCTCGGGCGTACGAGAGATTCTCAGGACCTCAAATAGCAAAAATAGCACGCAGGAGGCCCGAAGCCTACAGTAACACTGAG AGAATCTCATTAATTAGTAGTTTTCTTGCGTCCTTGTTTTTGGGCGATTTCGCACCTATCGATTGGTCTGATGGATCTGGAATGAACTTATTGAACATTCACACGAAAGACTGGGATGATGTACTGTTAGAG ACTTGCGGTTCAAACATAAGAGAGAAACTCGGAAAACCTGTTCCCTCGAGTAGCAACATTGGTCCGATTTCAAATTATTTCGTAGAGAGATTCGGCTTCGATGAGGCATGCAGGATAATTGCTTTCACGGGGGACAATTCTAGTTCTCTAATTG GGATGAGACTAAATGAAGGAGATATCGCCTGTAGCTTAGGTACAAGCGATACTTTGTTTTTGTGGTTGAACAAACCGAAAACCGTGTTGGAGGGCCATGTATTTTGTAATCCCATTGATGACAATGCTTTTATGGCGCTGCTGTG ttttaaaaATGGATCTCTGACGCGTGAAAGAATACGCGATAGTGCGGCACAAGgttcttggaaaatttttaacgAGTTACTGGAGAGTACTCCCCGCGGTAATTTTGGAAATTTAGGTGTATATTTTGACGCACAAGAAATTTTGCCTTTCATCATCGGTGACCATAGATTCAATAAAGCCAATGACGAGATATCACGATACAGCTCGAAAGAGGTCGAAGTAAGAGCTTTGATCGAGGGTCAATTTGTTGCGAAAAGAGCGCATGCGGAGGATTTTGGTTTCGTTATTG GTCCAAACACACGAATTATTGCAACAGGAGGTGCCTCGGCAAACAAAACTATTTTGCAAGTACTTTCTGACGTTTTCAATTCGCCAGTGTACATATTG GACGTAGCTAATTCAGCTATGATGGGTGCAGCTTACCTGGCAAAGTATGCTCTATTACAAAACGAAagtaattttgatgaaataacACGCTGCCTGCCTGAGCCCACATGTGTATGTCGTCCTTATGACGATGCAGATTCA ATATACAGATCTATGGTTGCCCGTTATCGAAAGATAGTGGAACAAATCATAAAGAAATCAAGTACAAATTAG